In Sphaeramia orbicularis chromosome 7, fSphaOr1.1, whole genome shotgun sequence, one genomic interval encodes:
- the src gene encoding proto-oncogene tyrosine-protein kinase Src isoform X3, with amino-acid sequence MGGSKSKPKDVGQRTRSLDGNLSSGGGAGGHHLNSAQQSLTPNRSPTMDGGINSNQPMASKAELALFGGVDNNSVTSPNRCTIAGGVTTFVALYDYESRTASDLSFRKGERLQIVNNTEGDWWLARSLTTGESGYIPSNYVAPSDSIQAEEWYFGKITRRDSERLLLSLENRRGTFLVRESETTKGAYCLSVLDYDNTKGLNVKHYKIRKLDSGGFYITSRTQFSTLQQLVNHYRKHADGLCHSLTDICPVLKPQTQGLAKDAWEIPRESLRLDLKLGQGCFGEVWMGTWNGTTRVAIKTLKPGTMSPEAFLQEAQVMKKLRHEKLVQLYAVVSEEPIYIVTEYMGKGSLLDFLKGDMGKMLRLPQLVDMASQIASGMAYVERMNYVHRDLRAANILVGDNLVCKVADFGLARLIEDNEYTARQGAKFPIKWTAPEAALYGRFTIKSDVWSFGILLTELATKGRVPYPGMVNREVLDQVERGYRMPCPAECPESLHELMLTCWRKEPEERPTFEYLQGFLEDYFTSTEPQYQPGENL; translated from the exons ATGGGGGGATCCAAGAGTAAGCCCAAGGATGTAGGCCAGCGAACCCGCAGCCTCGATGGCAACCTCAGCTCTGGGGGAGGGGCTGGCGGGCACCACCTCAACTCTGCTCAACAGTCATTAACACCCAATCGGAGCCCTACTATGGATGGGGGGATCAACTCCAATCAGCCAATGGCAAGCAAGGCAGAGCTGGCATTGTTTGGGGGTGTTGACAACAATAGTGTCACCTCTCCGAATAGATGTACAATAGCGG GAGGTGTGACGACCTTTGTGGCACTGTATGACTATGAGTCTCGAACAGCCTCAGATCTGTCTTTTAGGAAGGGTGAACGCCTCCAGATTGTCAACAACAC AGAAGGGGACTGGTGGCTGGCGCGCTCCCTCACCACTGGAGAGAGCGGTTATATCCCCAGCAATTATGTGGCTCCATCTGACTCCATCCAGGCAGAAGA GTGGTACTTTGGCAAAATCACACGCCGCGACTCAGAGAGGCTGCTGCTAAGTTTGGAGAACAGGAGAGGGACTTTCCTGGTGAGAGAGAGTGAGACCACCAAAG GTGCCTACTGTTTATCTGTACTGGACTATGACAACACCAAAGGGCTGAATGTGAAACATTACAAGATCAGGAAGTTAGACAGTGGAGGCTTTTACATCACTTCACGCACGCAGTTTAGCACCCTGCAGCAGCTTGTCAATCATTACCGCA AACATGCTGATGGGCTGTGTCACAGTCTAACAGATATTTGTCCTGTACTGAAGCCACAGACTCAGGGTTTGGCCAAGGATGCCTGGGAGATTCCCAGAGAGTCTCTCCGTCTCGACCTCAAGCTTGGGCAAGGCTGTTTTGGAGAGGTCTGGATGG GAACATGGAACGGTACAACACGCGTTGCTATCAAAACTCTGAAGCCTGGTACCATGTCCCCTGAGGCTTTCCTCCAGGAAGCACAGGTCATGAAGAAACTGAGACATGAAAAACTGGTTCAGCTATATGCTGTGGTATCTGAGGAACCCATTTACATTGTCACTGAATACATGGGCAAAG GTAGCTTATTGGACTTCCTGAAAGGAGACATGGGAAAGATGCTCCGCCTCCCTCAGCTGGTGGACATGGCCTCACAG ATTGCTTCAGGAATGGCTTATGTGGAGAGGATGAACTATGTGCACAGAGACCTCAGAGCAGCTAACATCCTGGTTGGAGATAACCTAGTGTGTAAAGTGGCTGATTTTGGTCTGGCACGCCTCATCGAGGATAATGAATATACTGCACGGCAAG GAGCCAAGTTTCCTATTAAGTGGACGGCTCCTGAAGCTGCTCTTTATGGCCGCTTCACCATTAAATCTGATGTGTGGTCATTTGGGATCCTGCTGACTGAACTGGCTACCAAAGGCCGAGTGCCCTATCCAG GTATGGTAAATCGGGAGGTGCTAGACCAAGTGGAGCGTGGTTATAGGATGCCATGCCCTGCAGAGTGTCCTGAATCCCTGCATGAGCTGATGCTGACCTGCTGGAGAAAAGAGCCAGAGGAAAGACCCACCTTTGAATACCTACAGGGCTTCCTAGAGGATTACTTCACTTCCACAGAGCCACAGTACCAGCCAGGAGAGAACCTGTAA
- the src gene encoding proto-oncogene tyrosine-protein kinase Src isoform X2: protein MGGSKSKPKDVGQRTRSLDGNLSSGGGAGGHHLNSAQQSLTPNRSPTMDGGINSNQPMASKAELALFGGVDNNSVTSPNRCTIAGGVTTFVALYDYESRTASDLSFRKGERLQIVNNTRKVNCREGDWWLARSLTTGESGYIPSNYVAPSDSIQAEEWYFGKITRRDSERLLLSLENRRGTFLVRESETTKGAYCLSVLDYDNTKGLNVKHYKIRKLDSGGFYITSRTQFSTLQQLVNHYRKHADGLCHSLTDICPVLKPQTQGLAKDAWEIPRESLRLDLKLGQGCFGEVWMGTWNGTTRVAIKTLKPGTMSPEAFLQEAQVMKKLRHEKLVQLYAVVSEEPIYIVTEYMGKGSLLDFLKGDMGKMLRLPQLVDMASQIASGMAYVERMNYVHRDLRAANILVGDNLVCKVADFGLARLIEDNEYTARQGAKFPIKWTAPEAALYGRFTIKSDVWSFGILLTELATKGRVPYPGMVNREVLDQVERGYRMPCPAECPESLHELMLTCWRKEPEERPTFEYLQGFLEDYFTSTEPQYQPGENL from the exons ATGGGGGGATCCAAGAGTAAGCCCAAGGATGTAGGCCAGCGAACCCGCAGCCTCGATGGCAACCTCAGCTCTGGGGGAGGGGCTGGCGGGCACCACCTCAACTCTGCTCAACAGTCATTAACACCCAATCGGAGCCCTACTATGGATGGGGGGATCAACTCCAATCAGCCAATGGCAAGCAAGGCAGAGCTGGCATTGTTTGGGGGTGTTGACAACAATAGTGTCACCTCTCCGAATAGATGTACAATAGCGG GAGGTGTGACGACCTTTGTGGCACTGTATGACTATGAGTCTCGAACAGCCTCAGATCTGTCTTTTAGGAAGGGTGAACGCCTCCAGATTGTCAACAACAC GAGGAAGGTGAACTGCAG AGAAGGGGACTGGTGGCTGGCGCGCTCCCTCACCACTGGAGAGAGCGGTTATATCCCCAGCAATTATGTGGCTCCATCTGACTCCATCCAGGCAGAAGA GTGGTACTTTGGCAAAATCACACGCCGCGACTCAGAGAGGCTGCTGCTAAGTTTGGAGAACAGGAGAGGGACTTTCCTGGTGAGAGAGAGTGAGACCACCAAAG GTGCCTACTGTTTATCTGTACTGGACTATGACAACACCAAAGGGCTGAATGTGAAACATTACAAGATCAGGAAGTTAGACAGTGGAGGCTTTTACATCACTTCACGCACGCAGTTTAGCACCCTGCAGCAGCTTGTCAATCATTACCGCA AACATGCTGATGGGCTGTGTCACAGTCTAACAGATATTTGTCCTGTACTGAAGCCACAGACTCAGGGTTTGGCCAAGGATGCCTGGGAGATTCCCAGAGAGTCTCTCCGTCTCGACCTCAAGCTTGGGCAAGGCTGTTTTGGAGAGGTCTGGATGG GAACATGGAACGGTACAACACGCGTTGCTATCAAAACTCTGAAGCCTGGTACCATGTCCCCTGAGGCTTTCCTCCAGGAAGCACAGGTCATGAAGAAACTGAGACATGAAAAACTGGTTCAGCTATATGCTGTGGTATCTGAGGAACCCATTTACATTGTCACTGAATACATGGGCAAAG GTAGCTTATTGGACTTCCTGAAAGGAGACATGGGAAAGATGCTCCGCCTCCCTCAGCTGGTGGACATGGCCTCACAG ATTGCTTCAGGAATGGCTTATGTGGAGAGGATGAACTATGTGCACAGAGACCTCAGAGCAGCTAACATCCTGGTTGGAGATAACCTAGTGTGTAAAGTGGCTGATTTTGGTCTGGCACGCCTCATCGAGGATAATGAATATACTGCACGGCAAG GAGCCAAGTTTCCTATTAAGTGGACGGCTCCTGAAGCTGCTCTTTATGGCCGCTTCACCATTAAATCTGATGTGTGGTCATTTGGGATCCTGCTGACTGAACTGGCTACCAAAGGCCGAGTGCCCTATCCAG GTATGGTAAATCGGGAGGTGCTAGACCAAGTGGAGCGTGGTTATAGGATGCCATGCCCTGCAGAGTGTCCTGAATCCCTGCATGAGCTGATGCTGACCTGCTGGAGAAAAGAGCCAGAGGAAAGACCCACCTTTGAATACCTACAGGGCTTCCTAGAGGATTACTTCACTTCCACAGAGCCACAGTACCAGCCAGGAGAGAACCTGTAA
- the src gene encoding proto-oncogene tyrosine-protein kinase Src isoform X1: MGGSKSKPKDVGQRTRSLDGNLSSGGGAGGHHLNSAQQSLTPNRSPTMDGGINSNQPMASKAELALFGGVDNNSVTSPNRCTIAGGVTTFVALYDYESRTASDLSFRKGERLQIVNNTRKVNCREGDWWLARSLTTGESGYIPSNYVAPSDSIQAEDHLRLTVESRWYFGKITRRDSERLLLSLENRRGTFLVRESETTKGAYCLSVLDYDNTKGLNVKHYKIRKLDSGGFYITSRTQFSTLQQLVNHYRKHADGLCHSLTDICPVLKPQTQGLAKDAWEIPRESLRLDLKLGQGCFGEVWMGTWNGTTRVAIKTLKPGTMSPEAFLQEAQVMKKLRHEKLVQLYAVVSEEPIYIVTEYMGKGSLLDFLKGDMGKMLRLPQLVDMASQIASGMAYVERMNYVHRDLRAANILVGDNLVCKVADFGLARLIEDNEYTARQGAKFPIKWTAPEAALYGRFTIKSDVWSFGILLTELATKGRVPYPGMVNREVLDQVERGYRMPCPAECPESLHELMLTCWRKEPEERPTFEYLQGFLEDYFTSTEPQYQPGENL; this comes from the exons ATGGGGGGATCCAAGAGTAAGCCCAAGGATGTAGGCCAGCGAACCCGCAGCCTCGATGGCAACCTCAGCTCTGGGGGAGGGGCTGGCGGGCACCACCTCAACTCTGCTCAACAGTCATTAACACCCAATCGGAGCCCTACTATGGATGGGGGGATCAACTCCAATCAGCCAATGGCAAGCAAGGCAGAGCTGGCATTGTTTGGGGGTGTTGACAACAATAGTGTCACCTCTCCGAATAGATGTACAATAGCGG GAGGTGTGACGACCTTTGTGGCACTGTATGACTATGAGTCTCGAACAGCCTCAGATCTGTCTTTTAGGAAGGGTGAACGCCTCCAGATTGTCAACAACAC GAGGAAGGTGAACTGCAG AGAAGGGGACTGGTGGCTGGCGCGCTCCCTCACCACTGGAGAGAGCGGTTATATCCCCAGCAATTATGTGGCTCCATCTGACTCCATCCAGGCAGAAGA TCATCTCAGACTGACTGTAGAGTCCAG GTGGTACTTTGGCAAAATCACACGCCGCGACTCAGAGAGGCTGCTGCTAAGTTTGGAGAACAGGAGAGGGACTTTCCTGGTGAGAGAGAGTGAGACCACCAAAG GTGCCTACTGTTTATCTGTACTGGACTATGACAACACCAAAGGGCTGAATGTGAAACATTACAAGATCAGGAAGTTAGACAGTGGAGGCTTTTACATCACTTCACGCACGCAGTTTAGCACCCTGCAGCAGCTTGTCAATCATTACCGCA AACATGCTGATGGGCTGTGTCACAGTCTAACAGATATTTGTCCTGTACTGAAGCCACAGACTCAGGGTTTGGCCAAGGATGCCTGGGAGATTCCCAGAGAGTCTCTCCGTCTCGACCTCAAGCTTGGGCAAGGCTGTTTTGGAGAGGTCTGGATGG GAACATGGAACGGTACAACACGCGTTGCTATCAAAACTCTGAAGCCTGGTACCATGTCCCCTGAGGCTTTCCTCCAGGAAGCACAGGTCATGAAGAAACTGAGACATGAAAAACTGGTTCAGCTATATGCTGTGGTATCTGAGGAACCCATTTACATTGTCACTGAATACATGGGCAAAG GTAGCTTATTGGACTTCCTGAAAGGAGACATGGGAAAGATGCTCCGCCTCCCTCAGCTGGTGGACATGGCCTCACAG ATTGCTTCAGGAATGGCTTATGTGGAGAGGATGAACTATGTGCACAGAGACCTCAGAGCAGCTAACATCCTGGTTGGAGATAACCTAGTGTGTAAAGTGGCTGATTTTGGTCTGGCACGCCTCATCGAGGATAATGAATATACTGCACGGCAAG GAGCCAAGTTTCCTATTAAGTGGACGGCTCCTGAAGCTGCTCTTTATGGCCGCTTCACCATTAAATCTGATGTGTGGTCATTTGGGATCCTGCTGACTGAACTGGCTACCAAAGGCCGAGTGCCCTATCCAG GTATGGTAAATCGGGAGGTGCTAGACCAAGTGGAGCGTGGTTATAGGATGCCATGCCCTGCAGAGTGTCCTGAATCCCTGCATGAGCTGATGCTGACCTGCTGGAGAAAAGAGCCAGAGGAAAGACCCACCTTTGAATACCTACAGGGCTTCCTAGAGGATTACTTCACTTCCACAGAGCCACAGTACCAGCCAGGAGAGAACCTGTAA